One part of the Phycisphaeraceae bacterium genome encodes these proteins:
- a CDS encoding branched-chain amino acid ABC transporter permease translates to MTQFLQTLFDGITVGCLYALIALGYTMVYGILKFINFAHSDVFALGAWMSITIAGWIGLGLTGQPTPPWYMGVLVLLGAMGVCGVVGFVIERVAYRPLRNAPRINVLITAIGVSLFMQNFGQLRFAFGAYPRPFPRLIDNTALFAVAGVAVRLPDLAVIGTALALMAALQFLIYRTKFGTAMRAVSFSPRNASLMGVNVDLVISFTFVVGAMLAAAAGFLYGVKYEGQAKQTADAMWVMLGLKAFVAAVVGGIGNVRGAVLGGLLIGLIEFFGVAYLSSQYRDAYVFAILILVLLLKPEGVLGRATVEKV, encoded by the coding sequence ATGACCCAGTTCCTGCAAACGCTTTTTGACGGGATCACTGTCGGGTGCCTCTACGCGCTCATAGCGCTGGGCTACACGATGGTGTACGGCATCCTGAAGTTCATCAACTTCGCCCACTCCGACGTCTTCGCCCTGGGCGCCTGGATGTCGATCACCATCGCCGGCTGGATCGGCTTGGGACTGACCGGGCAGCCCACGCCCCCGTGGTACATGGGCGTGCTCGTCCTGCTCGGGGCGATGGGCGTGTGCGGTGTCGTCGGGTTTGTGATCGAGCGGGTTGCCTACCGCCCGCTCCGCAACGCGCCGCGCATCAACGTCCTCATCACCGCCATCGGCGTCTCCCTCTTCATGCAGAACTTCGGCCAACTCCGGTTCGCCTTCGGAGCCTACCCGCGGCCATTTCCCCGCCTCATCGACAACACCGCCCTGTTCGCGGTCGCCGGTGTCGCCGTCCGCCTCCCCGACCTCGCCGTCATCGGGACCGCCCTCGCGCTGATGGCCGCCCTCCAGTTCCTCATTTACCGCACCAAGTTCGGCACGGCCATGCGCGCCGTAAGCTTCAGCCCCCGCAACGCCAGCCTGATGGGCGTCAACGTCGACCTGGTGATCAGTTTTACGTTCGTCGTCGGGGCGATGCTCGCCGCGGCAGCGGGCTTCCTCTACGGCGTCAAGTACGAGGGCCAGGCCAAGCAGACCGCCGACGCCATGTGGGTGATGCTCGGCCTCAAGGCCTTCGTCGCCGCCGTGGTCGGCGGCATCGGCAACGTCCGCGGCGCGGTGCTCGGCGGGCTCCTCATCGGCCTCATCGAGTTCTTCGGTGTCGCCTACCTCTCCAGCCAGTACCGCGACGCCTACGTCTTCGCGATCCTCATCCTCGTTCTCCTGCTCAAGCCCGAGGGCGTGCTGGGGCGAGCAACCGTGGAAAAGGTCTGA